In a genomic window of Gossypium arboreum isolate Shixiya-1 chromosome 9, ASM2569848v2, whole genome shotgun sequence:
- the LOC108456761 gene encoding calmodulin-binding transcription activator 5, with amino-acid sequence MDVGCSSLLVGSEIHGFRTLADLDVQTMMEEAKSRWLRPNEIHAILCNHKYFPIYVKPVNLPKSGTIVFFDRKMLRNFRKDGHNWKKKKDGKTVKEAHEHLKVGNEERIHVYYAHGQDNPTFVRRCYWLLDKSLEHIVLVHYRETQESQGSPATPGNSNSSSITDQSTPLNVMEEFDSGAGNAYYEEPGNSVDVRNHEMRLHEINTLEWDELLVTNDSNDSTISRRDNNSCFQQLNQTAGNGFLNYGGPISADNLSMEISMLVNLVEPVAQSNNTYFNTPTTVCNTISSSQINPDVQQKDSIATGAGDPLDLLINDGLNGQDSFGKWMNYTITESPVSGDSMQESSVSSVQDSFTSPEHIFTITEVSHEWAYSTEKTKILVTGFFHQAYQHLVKSNLFCVCGDVCNPAEIIQVGVYRCVLLQHSPGLVNLYMSLDGHKPISQVLSFEYRVPLSHDPLVPVEDESRWKEFRLQMRLAYLLFSTSKSLNILSGKVSPNTLKEAKTFAQKTTSISNSWTYLLKSIEENRASFTQAKDGLFEIALKNRLKDWLLERIIEGSKITDFDTEGLGVLHLCAILGYTWAIHLFSWSGLSLDFRDKRGWTALHWAAYYGREKMVAALLSAGAKPNLVTDPTTQNPNGCTAADLASLKGYDGLAAYLSEEALVAQFNEMAVAGNASGSLKTSRTEVTHTDTLNEDELYLKESLAAYRTAADAAARIQNAFRAHSLKIRTKEIESSTPEDEARSIVAAMKIQHAFRNFETKRKMAAAARIQYRFRTWKIRKEFLNMRHQATKIQAAFRGLLVRRQYRKITWSVGVLEKAILRWRLKRRGLRGLQINTVDTVTEQRPESDTEEDFYRTSRKQAEQRVEKAVVRVQAMFRSKKAQEDYRRMKLAYDQAMLEYQSLRDPTSCMDA; translated from the exons ATGGACGTTGGCTGTTCGAGCCTGCTCGTCGGTTCTGAGATTCACGGTTTCCGTACCTTGGCAG ATTTGGATGTTCAAACTATGATGGAAGAAGCCAAGTCTAGATGGCTACGTccaaatgaaattcatgcaatacTTTGCAACCACAAGTATTTCCCCATCTACGTGAAGCCGGTGAACCTGCCCAAAA GTGGTACTATTGTATTTTTTGACCGAAAGATGCTCCGAAACTTCCGAAAAGATGGTCATAactggaaaaagaaaaaggatgggaAGACTGTTAAAGAAGCTCATGAACACTTAAAA GTTGGTAATGAAGAAAGGATTCATGTATATTATGCACATGGCCAAGATAACCCTACCTTTGTTCGGAGGTGTTATTGGCTACTTGACAA GTCTCTGGAACACATAGTTCTTGTTCACTATCGTGAAACACAGGAG TCACAGGGTTCTCCAGCAACACCTGGGAATTCAAATTCCAGTTCAATAACTGATCAGTCTACTCCTTTAAATGTTATGGAAGAATTTGATTCTGGAGCTGGTAATGCATATTATGAAG AACCCGGTAATAGTGTTGATGTCAGAAATCATGAGATGAGGCTTCATGAGATTAATACACTTGAATGGGATGAGCTTCTGGTGACAAATGATAGTAATGACTCAACTATATCTAGAAGAG ACAATAATTCTTGCTTTCAGCAATTGAACCAAACAGCAGGAAATGGCTTCTTAAATTAT GGTGGCCCTATCTCAGCTGATAATTTATCAATGGAAATTTCTATGCTTGTTAATTTAGTTGAGCCAGTTGCTCAGAGTAATAATACTTACTTCAACACCCCAACGACTGTCTGTAATACAATATCTAGTAGCCAAATAAATCCTGATGTGCAGCAGAAAGACTCTATTGCCACAGGGGCCGGTGATCCATTGGACCTTTTGATCAATGATGGTTTAAATGGTCAGGACAGTTTTGGAAAGTGGATGAACTACACTATCACTGAATCCCCAGTTTCAGGAGACTCTATGCAAGAATCATCAGTTTCATCGGTTCAAGATTCCTTCACCTCTCCTGAGCACATATTTACCATAACTGAAGTCTCACATGAGTGGGCCTATTCAACTGAAAAGACAAag ATTTTAGTCACTGGATTCTTTCATCAAGCTTATCAACATCTTGTTAAGTCCAATTTGTTTTGTGTATGCGGTGATGTATGTAATCCAGCAGAAATTATTCAAGTTGGGGTTTATCGTTGTGTGTTACTGCAACATTCCCCTGGACTAGTGAACCTGTATATGAGTCTTGACGGCCATAAACCCATCAGCCAAGTTCTTAGTTTTGAGTATCGTGTTCCTTTATCACATGATCCGTTAGTTCCTGTGGAAGATGAGTCGAGGTGGAAGGAGTTCCGATTGCAGATGAGGCTTGCTTATTTGCTCTTCTCTACTTCCAAGAGCCTTAACATTTTATCGGGTAAAGTTTCACCAAATACCTTGAAGGAGGCTAAGACTTTTGCTCAAAAGACTACTAGCATATCCAATAGTTGGACATATTTGCTCAAGTCAATTGAAGAAAATAGAGCTTCTTTTACACAAGCAAAAGATGGTTTATTTGAAATTGCTTTAAAGAACAGACTCAAGGACTGGCTGTTGGAAAGAATAATTGAAGGCTCTAAAATAACCGACTTTGATACTGAAGGTCTAGGAGTGCTTCATTTATGTGCCATCCTTGGGTATACTTGGGCTATTCATCTATTTTCATGGTCTGGCTTGTCACTGGATTTTCGTGATAAACGTGGATGGACAGCTCTTCATTGGGCAGCATATTATGGGAG GGAAAAAATGGTTGCTGCTCTTTTATCTGCAGGGGCAAAGCCAAATTTGGTGACAGACCCCACCACCCAAAATCCAAATGGTTGCACTGCTGCTGACCTTGCATCTTTGAAGGGTTATGATGGGCTAGCTGCTTATCTTTCCGAAGAGGCTCTCGTGGCACAGTTCAATGAAATGGCTGTAGCTGGAAATGCTAGTGGCTCTCTAAAAACCAGTAGAACAGAAGTAACACACACTGATACCCTTAACGAAGATGAGTTATATTTGAAGGAAAGTTTAGCAGCTTATAGGACTGCTGCTGATGCGGCTGCACGCATTCAGAATGCATTCAGGGCGCACTCCTTGAAAATACGAACTAAAGAAATTGAGTCTTCCACTCCAGAGGATGAAGCACGAAGTATAGTTGCAGCTATGAAGATTCAACATGCCTTTCGCAACTTTGAGACCAAAAGAAAGATGGCTGCTGCTGCCCGGATTCAATATAGGTTCCGAACTTGGAAAATTCGTAAAGAGTTCCTTAATATGCGCCACCAGGCTACCAAAATCCAA GCGGCTTTCCGGGGCCTCCTAGTAAGGAGGCAGTACCGCAAGATTACCTGGTCAGTTGGTGTGCTTGAGAAAGCAATTCTGCGGTGGCGATTAAAGAGAAGAGGTTTGCGTGGGCTACAAATTAACACAGTTGACACGGTCACAGAGCAAAGGCCGGAAAGTGACACTGAAGAGGACTTCTACAGAACCAGCAGAAAACAAGCTGAACAACGCGTCGAGAAAGCTGTTGTTCGAGTTCAAGCTATGTTTCGCTCAAAGAAAGCACAAGAAGACTATCGGAGAATGAAGTTGGCTTATGATCAAGCAATG TTGGAATATCAAAGCCTCCGGGACCCTACTTCCTGCATGGATGCATGA